The proteins below are encoded in one region of Metabacillus dongyingensis:
- a CDS encoding TIGR02530 family flagellar biosynthesis protein yields MKISHLNQHPLSLIPKTPDVRPSQKPTFQGLLKDENSSIKISKHAKQRMADRGIVVEESQWSKMKEKMSEARSKGVNDSLVLLDQAAFIVNVKNNTVITAMNRNEAKDQIFTNINGTIILN; encoded by the coding sequence ATGAAAATCAGCCATTTAAATCAGCATCCTCTGTCTTTAATACCAAAAACACCAGATGTCAGACCAAGTCAAAAGCCGACGTTTCAGGGCCTGCTTAAAGATGAGAATTCTTCTATTAAAATAAGCAAACATGCCAAACAAAGAATGGCAGACCGCGGGATCGTGGTAGAGGAATCTCAATGGAGCAAAATGAAAGAAAAAATGTCTGAAGCAAGATCTAAAGGTGTTAACGATTCACTGGTTTTATTAGATCAGGCGGCATTCATCGTAAACGTTAAAAACAACACCGTCATTACAGCAATGAACCGAAATGAAGCGAAAGATCAAATTTTCACAAATATAAACGGAACCATCATCTTAAATTAA
- the fliY gene encoding flagellar motor switch phosphatase FliY, producing MSNGMLSQDEIDALLKGSDSSDREDYTIDTEDYLDVMEKDAIGEIGNISFGSSATALSTLLHQKVEITTPTVSVVQRQRLSDEFPHPYVAIEVNYTEGFIGSNLLVIKQSDAAIIADLMIGGNGEITDSSLDEIMISAVQEAMNQMMGSAATSMSTIFNKKVDISPPSIELLDIKEGEGTEAFPKDDLFLKVAFRLKIGSLIDSEIMQLLPLQFAKDLVDELMNPKQQAATIEAVKEEIRNEPAPSYSETQHSYASQPVQKRAERPSVDVKPAEFSSFEPVPAYQNEMKNLDMLLDIPLQVTVELGRTKRSVKEILELSSGSIIELDKLAGEPVDILINNKIVAQGEVVVIEENFGVRVTDILSQSERLNKLK from the coding sequence GTGAGTAATGGGATGTTATCTCAGGATGAGATTGATGCTCTTTTAAAGGGCTCAGATTCAAGCGATAGAGAAGATTACACGATAGATACAGAAGATTATTTGGATGTAATGGAAAAAGATGCAATTGGAGAAATCGGCAATATATCATTCGGCAGTTCAGCAACAGCTCTATCAACATTGCTGCATCAAAAAGTGGAAATTACGACTCCAACCGTCTCAGTTGTGCAAAGACAAAGACTATCAGATGAGTTTCCACATCCTTATGTTGCAATTGAGGTGAATTATACCGAAGGGTTTATCGGCAGCAATTTACTTGTGATTAAACAAAGTGATGCGGCGATTATTGCAGACTTGATGATTGGCGGCAACGGAGAGATTACTGATTCATCACTGGATGAAATCATGATAAGCGCCGTTCAGGAAGCCATGAATCAAATGATGGGATCCGCTGCAACCTCAATGTCTACAATTTTTAACAAAAAAGTTGATATCTCTCCTCCTTCTATTGAGCTCCTGGATATAAAAGAAGGAGAAGGAACAGAAGCTTTTCCAAAAGATGATCTATTCTTAAAAGTAGCATTCAGGCTTAAAATTGGAAGTTTAATAGATTCAGAGATTATGCAGCTGCTGCCTTTGCAATTTGCAAAAGATCTAGTTGACGAACTGATGAACCCTAAGCAGCAAGCAGCAACAATAGAAGCTGTTAAAGAAGAAATCCGAAATGAACCTGCACCTTCTTATTCAGAGACTCAGCACAGTTATGCTTCACAGCCAGTTCAGAAAAGAGCGGAGAGGCCATCCGTTGATGTAAAGCCTGCAGAATTTTCATCTTTCGAACCTGTTCCAGCGTATCAAAATGAAATGAAAAACCTTGATATGCTGCTTGATATCCCTCTTCAGGTAACAGTTGAGCTTGGACGCACGAAGCGTTCGGTTAAAGAGATTTTAGAACTATCCTCCGGATCAATTATTGAATTGGATAAACTTGCAGGCGAACCTGTTGATATACTAATTAACAATAAAATTGTCGCGCAAGGGGAAGTAGTCGTTATCGAAGAAAATTTTGGAGTGCGGGTGACTGATATTTTAAGTCAGTCTGAGCGTTTAAATAAACTAAAGTAA
- the fliL gene encoding flagellar basal body-associated protein FliL, with protein sequence MNKKLLTIMLVIITSITLIGVIALVIVTNFMDTAEAKEKEPSIDEVIEYSFDLPEITTNLASDNIVRLSFKLETDSKKAKEELEKREFQVRDIIISELSNIPADELDGKEGMNAFKETVKKRANELMQKGKIQKVYTTSYIIQ encoded by the coding sequence ATGAATAAAAAATTATTAACCATCATGCTTGTCATCATTACATCCATTACGTTAATAGGCGTAATTGCATTAGTCATCGTTACAAATTTTATGGATACGGCAGAAGCAAAAGAAAAAGAGCCTTCCATCGATGAGGTCATCGAGTATTCCTTTGATCTTCCGGAAATTACGACTAATCTGGCAAGTGATAACATTGTCCGTTTGTCTTTTAAACTAGAAACGGACAGCAAGAAAGCGAAAGAAGAGCTTGAAAAAAGAGAATTTCAAGTCAGAGATATTATCATTTCAGAGCTTTCAAATATTCCTGCTGATGAATTAGATGGAAAAGAAGGCATGAACGCTTTTAAAGAGACTGTTAAGAAGCGCGCAAACGAATTGATGCAAAAAGGCAAAATTCAGAAGGTCTACACAACCTCCTATATCATTCAATAG
- the flhB gene encoding flagellar biosynthesis protein FlhB, protein MEFLKLDLQFFSGEKTEKATPRKRDDVRKKGQVAKSADVNTAISLLAIFLSLLFIGPFMLQRILVMMNASLQETILMNLTEKNVHELMVEMVIESAYISAPIMGVALVAGVAGNYMQVGFLFSTEAIQMKLEKINPIQGFKRIYSMRAIVELLKSILKISFVGAVTFSVIWFQMGEILSLSKLTVEKAFIFIAKLTFQMGLFASIALLFLSLLDYFYQKFDFEKNIRMSKQDLKDEYKKSEGDPLIKSRIKQRQREMAARRMMQDVPNADVVITNPTHFAIALKYDEDKMDAPFVVAKGVDFVAQKIKETAKANDVTMVENRPLARALYDQVEIGKAVPEEFFKAIAEILAYVYQLKNKI, encoded by the coding sequence ATGGAATTTCTTAAACTTGATCTGCAATTCTTTTCAGGTGAAAAAACAGAAAAAGCTACACCGCGCAAGCGTGATGATGTCAGAAAAAAAGGACAAGTTGCAAAAAGTGCGGATGTAAATACGGCAATCAGCCTTCTGGCCATTTTTTTATCTCTTCTGTTTATCGGGCCATTTATGCTGCAGCGGATACTGGTTATGATGAATGCCTCTTTGCAAGAGACGATATTAATGAATTTGACAGAAAAAAATGTCCATGAGCTGATGGTGGAGATGGTGATTGAATCAGCCTATATAAGTGCACCGATTATGGGAGTGGCATTAGTTGCAGGAGTCGCAGGAAACTATATGCAAGTCGGCTTTTTATTCTCAACAGAAGCTATTCAGATGAAGCTTGAGAAAATTAATCCGATTCAAGGGTTCAAGCGCATTTATTCCATGAGAGCGATTGTTGAACTGCTTAAATCGATATTGAAAATATCTTTTGTGGGAGCTGTAACTTTTTCTGTCATCTGGTTTCAGATGGGGGAAATTTTATCCCTTTCAAAATTAACAGTAGAAAAAGCGTTTATATTCATTGCCAAGCTCACTTTTCAAATGGGATTGTTTGCATCTATAGCCTTGTTATTTCTCTCACTGCTTGATTATTTTTATCAAAAATTCGATTTTGAAAAGAACATCCGCATGTCAAAGCAGGATCTAAAAGATGAGTACAAAAAGTCAGAGGGAGATCCGTTAATTAAGTCGCGAATTAAACAAAGACAAAGAGAAATGGCTGCTAGACGCATGATGCAGGATGTCCCTAATGCAGATGTCGTCATTACAAACCCGACCCATTTTGCTATCGCCTTAAAATATGATGAAGATAAAATGGATGCACCGTTCGTTGTCGCTAAAGGAGTCGATTTTGTTGCTCAAAAAATCAAAGAGACGGCAAAAGCAAACGATGTGACAATGGTTGAAAATCGGCCTTTAGCTAGAGCGCTTTACGATCAAGTTGAAATCGGAAAAGCGGTGCCTGAAGAATTTTTTAAAGCTATTGCAGAAATACTGGCTTATGTCTACCAGCTTAAAAATAAGATTTAA
- a CDS encoding response regulator gives MAHKIMIVDDAAFMRMMIKDILTKNGFEVVAEAADGAQAVEKYKEHFPDLVTMDITMPEMDGITALKEIKKMNAHAKVIMCSAMGQQAMVIDAIQAGAKDFIVKPFQADRVLEAINKTLS, from the coding sequence ATGGCACATAAAATAATGATCGTGGACGATGCGGCATTTATGAGAATGATGATTAAAGATATCTTAACAAAGAATGGATTTGAAGTCGTAGCTGAAGCTGCTGACGGTGCACAGGCTGTTGAGAAATATAAAGAGCACTTTCCAGACTTAGTAACCATGGATATTACTATGCCTGAGATGGATGGTATAACAGCTCTCAAAGAAATTAAAAAAATGAACGCTCATGCAAAAGTCATCATGTGTTCTGCTATGGGGCAGCAGGCAATGGTAATCGATGCGATTCAAGCCGGCGCAAAAGACTTTATCGTGAAGCCTTTTCAGGCAGACAGAGTGCTTGAAGCCATTAATAAAACATTAAGCTAA
- the flhA gene encoding flagellar biosynthesis protein FlhA — translation MQARDLSVLLSVILIVAMLIIPFPTWLLSLLIMINITLALLVLLTSMNMREPLDFAIFPSLLLLLTLFRLGLNVSTTRAILSHGEAGGVVETFGTFVVGGNVLVGFVVFLILIIIQFVVITKGSERVSEVAARFTLDAMPGKQMSIDADLNAGVISEQQARTRREKVSREADFYGAMDGASKFVKGDAIAGIIIVIINMIFGIIIGMMQLGMGFGDAAAHFTMLTVGDGIVSQIPALLISTATGIVVTRAASDGNLGTDISSQLFAYPKMMYVAAATILLLGIFTPIGLFVTVPIASAFGFGGYFISKSKHDQLKLEEEVEEEVEIDEMKTPESVVQLLNVDPIEFEFGYGLIPLADTNQGGDLLDRIVMIRRQLAIELGLVIPVVRIRDNIQLKPNEYRLKLKGNEVAKGEVLLDHYLAMAPGIEDDSIEGIDTIEPSFGLPAKWINEENKDAAEMFGYTVVDPPSVVSTHITETIKQYAHELLGRQETKQLIDHLKDSYPILAEEVTPSPLSIGDIQKVLAKLLKEKVSIRNLPVIFESLADYGKMTSDTELLGEYVRQALAKQITSQYSSGETLKVVTLSGRVEKAVAEGVQQTEHGNYLSIEPDISQAIIESIAKEIEQLALQEQSPILLCSPAVRMYVRQLIDRYFPQLPVLSYNELEANVEVQSVGVVNIA, via the coding sequence ATGCAAGCTCGAGATTTATCTGTTCTACTAAGTGTTATTTTGATTGTTGCAATGCTGATTATCCCATTTCCAACATGGCTTTTAAGCCTGCTGATTATGATAAATATCACTCTTGCCCTGCTCGTTCTTTTAACTTCAATGAATATGAGGGAGCCGCTTGATTTTGCTATTTTCCCCTCGTTATTGCTGCTCCTGACTCTCTTTCGTCTGGGGTTGAATGTTTCTACTACTCGTGCGATTCTCTCACATGGAGAAGCAGGCGGTGTTGTTGAAACGTTTGGAACGTTTGTAGTAGGCGGAAATGTATTAGTGGGATTTGTTGTCTTCCTTATCCTGATTATCATTCAGTTTGTTGTAATCACGAAGGGATCAGAAAGGGTATCTGAAGTTGCAGCAAGATTTACTCTTGATGCAATGCCGGGAAAACAAATGAGCATTGATGCAGATTTAAATGCAGGTGTCATCTCTGAGCAGCAGGCACGCACCCGCCGTGAGAAAGTATCCAGGGAAGCAGATTTCTACGGAGCCATGGACGGAGCGAGCAAGTTTGTAAAAGGAGATGCGATTGCAGGAATTATCATCGTTATTATAAACATGATTTTTGGCATTATTATTGGAATGATGCAGCTTGGCATGGGCTTTGGGGATGCAGCGGCTCATTTTACGATGCTTACAGTCGGTGACGGTATTGTCAGTCAAATACCTGCCCTGCTTATTTCAACTGCAACCGGCATAGTGGTAACAAGAGCTGCTTCGGACGGCAATTTAGGAACAGACATTTCCAGTCAATTGTTTGCTTATCCGAAAATGATGTATGTCGCAGCAGCAACAATTCTTCTGCTCGGTATTTTTACTCCTATTGGTCTATTTGTTACAGTACCGATTGCTTCAGCATTTGGTTTTGGGGGATATTTCATTTCTAAATCAAAACATGATCAGCTGAAATTAGAAGAAGAAGTTGAAGAGGAAGTTGAGATTGATGAAATGAAAACACCTGAGAGCGTCGTCCAGCTGCTTAATGTGGATCCAATAGAATTTGAATTTGGATACGGCCTGATTCCGCTTGCTGATACGAACCAGGGCGGTGATCTGCTTGATCGGATTGTGATGATCAGGAGACAGCTTGCCATTGAACTCGGACTTGTCATTCCGGTCGTAAGAATACGCGACAACATTCAGCTCAAGCCCAACGAATACAGGCTTAAGCTGAAAGGAAATGAAGTAGCTAAAGGCGAGGTTCTTCTAGATCACTATTTGGCAATGGCCCCTGGAATTGAAGATGATTCCATAGAGGGGATTGATACGATCGAGCCTTCATTTGGGCTTCCTGCAAAATGGATCAATGAAGAAAACAAGGATGCAGCTGAAATGTTCGGCTACACAGTCGTTGATCCTCCGTCAGTTGTTTCTACCCATATTACGGAAACAATCAAACAATATGCTCACGAACTGCTTGGCAGGCAGGAGACAAAACAGCTGATTGACCATTTGAAAGACTCATATCCGATTTTGGCAGAAGAGGTTACGCCATCTCCGCTTTCAATCGGCGATATTCAAAAAGTGCTTGCAAAGCTATTAAAAGAAAAGGTGTCAATCCGAAATTTGCCGGTGATTTTTGAATCTTTAGCGGATTACGGAAAAATGACATCCGATACAGAGTTATTAGGTGAATACGTTAGGCAGGCACTTGCTAAACAAATAACGAGCCAGTATTCATCAGGTGAAACATTAAAAGTAGTGACTCTTTCTGGAAGAGTTGAAAAAGCTGTTGCAGAAGGAGTGCAGCAAACAGAGCATGGAAATTACCTGTCTATAGAACCGGATATCTCTCAAGCTATTATTGAATCAATTGCTAAAGAAATCGAACAATTAGCCCTGCAGGAGCAGTCACCGATTCTTCTTTGCTCGCCCGCAGTAAGAATGTATGTCAGACAGTTAATAGACCGCTATTTCCCGCAGCTGCCGGTGCTCTCCTATAACGAGCTTGAGGCCAATGTGGAAGTTCAAAGTGTCGGGGTGGTGAATATCGCATGA
- the flgG gene encoding flagellar basal body rod protein FlgG: MLRSMYSGVSGMKNFQTKLDVIGNNIANVNTYGFKKGRVTYKDLINQQIAGASAATDAASGMNAKQVGLGSALSSIDTIHTAGSNQSTGRTLDLALAGDGFFVVGTILNPGSVNNQPNQNNTITGSIDGAMDLSYTRSGNFYLDDKGFLVTADGQYLIGRAGNTASAGLIQIPLTAKSFNIGPDGSVSYVNANGTLDDAGQIMVANFANEGGLEKVGGNLYKESSNSGTIDQGTDGIQLGELSVPGEDGSAAIMAGMLEMSNVDLADEFTEMIVAQRGFQSNTKIITTSDEILQELMNLKR, encoded by the coding sequence ATGTTGCGTTCAATGTACTCAGGTGTAAGCGGTATGAAAAATTTCCAGACAAAGCTTGATGTGATCGGTAATAATATCGCAAACGTTAATACATACGGTTTCAAGAAAGGCCGTGTCACATATAAAGATCTAATAAACCAGCAGATTGCAGGTGCAAGTGCAGCGACTGATGCTGCAAGCGGCATGAATGCCAAGCAGGTAGGACTTGGTTCAGCACTAAGTTCGATTGATACGATTCACACAGCCGGTTCAAATCAGTCAACAGGCAGAACACTGGATCTTGCTTTAGCCGGAGATGGATTTTTTGTGGTTGGGACAATTCTAAATCCTGGAAGTGTTAATAATCAACCGAATCAAAATAACACTATTACAGGTTCAATAGATGGTGCAATGGATTTAAGCTATACGCGGTCTGGAAATTTCTATTTGGATGATAAAGGATTTTTAGTTACAGCAGATGGACAGTACCTAATCGGAAGAGCGGGAAATACTGCTTCTGCAGGGCTAATCCAAATTCCTCTTACTGCTAAAAGCTTCAATATAGGACCAGACGGAAGTGTAAGTTATGTTAATGCAAATGGAACTTTAGATGATGCTGGACAAATCATGGTAGCTAATTTTGCAAACGAAGGCGGTCTTGAAAAAGTCGGAGGGAATTTATACAAAGAATCCAGTAATTCAGGAACTATCGATCAAGGAACAGATGGTATTCAGCTAGGAGAACTAAGTGTTCCAGGCGAAGACGGCTCAGCCGCAATCATGGCAGGAATGCTTGAAATGTCAAACGTAGACCTTGCAGATGAATTCACAGAAATGATCGTAGCTCAGCGCGGTTTCCAGTCAAATACAAAAATTATTACGACTTCTGATGAAATTCTTCAGGAATTAATGAATTTAAAACGTTAA
- the fliQ gene encoding flagellar biosynthesis protein FliQ yields the protein MSSEFVISIAEKAIYTTLIICGPLLVIALVIGLVVSVFQATTQIQEQTLAFVPKIVGVLIGLVFFGPWMLSTIISYAQDIFGNLNRFVG from the coding sequence ATGAGTTCAGAATTTGTCATTTCGATTGCTGAAAAAGCCATTTATACTACTTTAATCATCTGCGGTCCTCTTCTCGTGATCGCATTGGTCATTGGATTAGTTGTCAGTGTTTTTCAGGCGACAACTCAAATTCAGGAACAGACGCTTGCTTTCGTTCCTAAAATTGTGGGAGTGCTGATAGGTCTGGTTTTTTTCGGCCCGTGGATGCTGTCAACCATCATATCGTATGCACAGGATATTTTCGGCAATCTTAATAGATTTGTAGGTTAA
- the fliR gene encoding flagellar biosynthetic protein FliR, translating into MNVIESFPAFLLIFARMSAFFVTLPLFSYRTIPSSHKIGFSFFLSLIVFTAVNPEPLELDGAFILLAVKEVMIGLFIGFSAYLMMAAVQIAGSLIDFQMGFAIANIIDPQTGSQSPLIGQFLNILALLFMLSVNAHHLLLDGVFYSFQYIPLEGAVFPFGDGNIANMITKSFSAMFLIAFQMSFPVVASLFLVDLALGIVARTVPQLNIFVVGLPLKIGVSFIMLILVMGAMFMLTQHVFETMLYTMKDLMEIIGGAGNGIS; encoded by the coding sequence ATGAATGTAATTGAAAGTTTTCCGGCTTTTTTGCTTATATTCGCAAGAATGAGTGCATTTTTTGTAACACTTCCGTTATTTTCGTACCGCACGATTCCATCGTCACATAAAATCGGATTTTCTTTTTTTCTTTCTCTCATCGTATTTACTGCAGTAAATCCAGAACCATTGGAACTTGACGGTGCATTCATCCTCCTTGCAGTAAAAGAAGTGATGATCGGTCTTTTCATCGGTTTTTCTGCCTATCTGATGATGGCTGCTGTGCAAATAGCAGGAAGTTTGATTGATTTTCAAATGGGTTTTGCCATTGCCAATATTATCGATCCGCAAACCGGGTCGCAAAGTCCGCTTATTGGTCAATTCCTGAATATTTTGGCCTTGCTGTTTATGCTGAGTGTAAACGCCCATCATCTCCTTCTTGACGGTGTTTTTTACAGTTTTCAATACATTCCGCTTGAAGGTGCTGTGTTTCCTTTCGGAGATGGAAATATCGCTAATATGATCACAAAATCGTTCAGTGCGATGTTTTTGATTGCCTTTCAAATGTCATTTCCTGTTGTAGCATCGTTGTTCCTGGTTGATCTCGCTCTTGGAATTGTTGCGCGCACTGTGCCTCAGCTGAACATTTTTGTAGTCGGACTTCCGCTGAAAATCGGTGTCAGCTTTATTATGCTCATATTGGTCATGGGAGCGATGTTTATGCTCACCCAGCATGTATTTGAAACAATGCTTTATACGATGAAGGATTTAATGGAAATAATCGGAGGAGCAGGAAATGGAATTTCTTAA
- a CDS encoding flagellar FlbD family protein, whose product MILLTRLNGKSFTLNAIYIEQVESFPDTTITLTNGKKFVVKESETAVSLLTRNFYREIHLLHASGSAEVNGHE is encoded by the coding sequence TTGATTTTATTAACTCGTTTGAATGGAAAGTCATTTACATTAAACGCGATTTACATAGAGCAGGTAGAGTCTTTTCCGGACACAACCATAACACTTACCAACGGGAAAAAATTTGTCGTAAAAGAATCAGAAACAGCGGTTTCATTATTAACCCGCAATTTTTATCGAGAAATTCATCTTTTACATGCATCAGGTTCTGCGGAGGTGAACGGACATGAATAA
- the fliO gene encoding flagellar biosynthetic protein FliO — translation MIIKMIGIAMILFVFLIPHGESVVHAEQGTESVADWVGSDEKTSDSKSEKTSLKSDEINQAAETSVTAWDFIKMILATAFILFLIYILLKLVSKRNKFTSSSKYIENLGGTNVGQNRSIQLVKVGKKVLVVGVSDSVQLLKEIEDEEECREIVEEHQQRFASAIDPKDWLKNVSGPLSNYISNRNASVQSFSFKEQLDQLKKERRSSLEDLTRKDHTK, via the coding sequence GTGATAATCAAAATGATCGGAATAGCTATGATCCTTTTCGTCTTCCTTATCCCGCATGGCGAGTCAGTTGTTCATGCGGAGCAGGGGACTGAATCTGTAGCAGATTGGGTAGGATCAGATGAAAAAACGTCTGACAGCAAGAGTGAAAAAACCAGCCTGAAATCAGATGAAATCAATCAAGCTGCTGAAACGTCGGTTACAGCATGGGATTTCATTAAGATGATTCTGGCAACAGCATTTATACTATTTTTAATTTACATATTGCTTAAATTAGTTAGTAAAAGGAACAAATTCACTTCTTCATCAAAATACATTGAAAATCTGGGCGGTACAAATGTTGGCCAGAATCGTTCCATCCAGTTAGTAAAAGTAGGAAAAAAAGTCCTTGTAGTAGGTGTTTCAGATTCTGTTCAGCTGTTAAAAGAGATTGAGGATGAAGAAGAATGCAGGGAGATAGTAGAGGAACATCAGCAGCGATTTGCTTCTGCGATTGACCCGAAGGATTGGCTGAAAAATGTATCAGGTCCGTTATCTAACTATATTAGTAACCGGAATGCAAGCGTGCAATCATTCTCCTTTAAAGAACAGCTAGATCAATTAAAAAAGGAAAGACGAAGCAGCTTAGAGGATTTAACTAGAAAGGATCACACAAAATGA
- the fliM gene encoding flagellar motor switch protein FliM: MPSEILSQNEIDALLSAISSGEMDAEELKKEETERKVKVYDFKRALRFSKDQIRSLTRIHENFARLLTTYFSAQLRTYVQISVGSVDQLPYEEFIRSIPKMTVLNVFEVRPLNGRILMEVNPNIAYAMMDRLMGGLGTGINKSDQLTEIESRIMSNLFEKSLDNYKEAWSSIYDIEPVMNNLEVNPQFLQMVSPNETVVVISLNTQIGETSGMINLCIPHVILEPIIPRLSVHFWMQSERKEPKKNEVEALERKIHSAELQIIAELGISEITIQEFLDIQAGDVIQLEKAIDQPLVIKIGDKPKFYGQPGKLKRKAAVQVIGHYQRGHEEGE, encoded by the coding sequence ATGCCAAGTGAAATTCTTTCTCAAAACGAAATAGATGCATTGCTTTCAGCTATTTCATCAGGTGAAATGGATGCTGAGGAATTAAAAAAAGAAGAAACAGAGCGCAAAGTGAAAGTTTACGATTTTAAAAGAGCACTCAGGTTTTCAAAAGATCAAATCAGAAGCTTAACGAGAATTCATGAGAACTTTGCTAGGCTGTTGACAACTTATTTTTCAGCTCAGCTTAGAACGTATGTCCAAATCAGCGTCGGATCTGTAGATCAGCTGCCGTATGAAGAGTTTATTCGCTCTATTCCGAAAATGACAGTGCTTAACGTATTTGAAGTGCGGCCATTAAACGGACGAATTTTAATGGAAGTTAATCCAAATATCGCTTATGCCATGATGGACAGGCTGATGGGCGGCCTTGGAACAGGCATAAACAAATCGGATCAATTAACGGAAATTGAAAGCAGAATTATGTCAAACCTGTTTGAAAAATCACTTGATAATTACAAAGAGGCATGGAGTTCCATTTATGATATAGAGCCAGTCATGAATAATCTTGAGGTCAATCCGCAGTTTCTGCAGATGGTTTCACCAAACGAAACGGTTGTGGTGATCTCACTGAATACACAGATTGGCGAAACGAGCGGCATGATTAATCTTTGTATTCCGCATGTCATCTTGGAACCGATTATTCCCCGTTTAAGTGTTCACTTTTGGATGCAGTCTGAGAGAAAGGAACCTAAGAAAAACGAAGTTGAAGCTCTGGAGCGGAAAATCCATTCTGCAGAGCTGCAGATCATTGCAGAACTGGGTATATCAGAGATCACTATTCAAGAATTTTTAGATATACAAGCGGGAGATGTTATTCAGCTTGAAAAAGCCATTGATCAGCCTTTGGTGATCAAAATTGGAGACAAACCTAAATTTTATGGTCAGCCTGGAAAACTAAAAAGAAAAGCAGCAGTGCAAGTAATTGGCCATTATCAGAGGGGGCACGAAGAAGGTGAGTAA
- the fliP gene encoding flagellar type III secretion system pore protein FliP (The bacterial flagellar biogenesis protein FliP forms a type III secretion system (T3SS)-type pore required for flagellar assembly.): protein MNEFVEIFSNSDAENVSTSVRLLLLLTVLSLAPSILILMTCFTRIIIVLSFVRTSLATQQMPPNQVLIGIALFLTFFIMAPTFSEINKQALTPLFNEEIGLEEAYEKAALPLKDFMSKHTRQKDLALFLEYAKMEKPESVEDIPLTALVPAFAISEIKTAFQIGFMIFIPFLVIDMVVASILMSMGMMMLPPVMISLPFKILLFVLVDGWYLVVKSLLQSF from the coding sequence ATGAATGAATTTGTGGAAATATTCAGCAATAGCGATGCCGAAAATGTAAGCACTTCTGTAAGATTGCTGCTGTTGCTGACAGTCCTTTCTCTCGCACCAAGCATTTTAATATTAATGACATGTTTTACCCGTATCATCATCGTTCTGTCTTTTGTCAGGACTTCGCTCGCAACTCAGCAGATGCCCCCGAATCAGGTGCTGATCGGCATTGCTCTGTTTTTGACATTTTTCATTATGGCCCCGACTTTTTCAGAAATTAATAAGCAGGCATTGACGCCTTTATTTAATGAAGAAATTGGACTTGAAGAGGCTTATGAAAAAGCAGCTCTTCCTTTAAAAGACTTTATGAGCAAGCATACAAGGCAAAAGGATTTAGCTCTGTTTCTTGAATATGCAAAGATGGAAAAACCGGAATCGGTCGAAGATATTCCCCTTACAGCGCTTGTTCCTGCATTTGCAATCAGTGAAATAAAAACCGCTTTTCAAATTGGATTTATGATCTTCATCCCATTCTTAGTCATCGACATGGTTGTAGCAAGTATTTTGATGTCAATGGGAATGATGATGCTTCCGCCGGTGATGATCTCACTTCCATTTAAAATTTTGCTGTTTGTTCTTGTAGATGGATGGTATTTGGTCGTGAAATCACTTCTTCAAAGTTTTTAA